In the genome of Candidatus Desulfatibia profunda, the window GGTAGATTACGGATCGATCATTCAACGTTTCAGAAAAAAACCGGATTCGGTTGCACTACCGGATGATTTTGACCTGGCTGAGATCCTGGCCAAGCAGTCTCTTTTCCCGGCGGATTCCGACCACAAAAAAATCAAAAACTTTTTAAAGACCCGGGCTGTGGCCGAAGCCAACCTGCTTGCAGCCATGGAACCATATCCCTTCGACCTGCTGATATTGGCCGGCTTTATGAGAAATTTAACGCCGTATTTTATCGACCGGGTAAATACGATCCCCGGCAGTTTTCGCATCATGAACATCCATCCGGCCCTGCTGCCTGCATTTCCCGGGACCGACGGCTATGGTGACACCTTCCGATACGGCTGCAAGGTCGGGGGCTGTACGGTACACTTTGTCGATTACGGTGAGGATTCCGGACCGATTATCGGCCAGAAGGCTTATGAAATCCGGCAAAACGATACCATCGATAGTATTCGCGCAAAAGGTCTCAAGCTGGAGTGGTCTCTCTACGCGGAGTGTGTCCGGCTGTTTGCCGAGGGGCGCCTCAAAACAATGCGGATGACCTATAAATTAAAAAACGGCAAAACATACGAACGAACCGTGGTAAAAATCCTACCGCCAGCACCAAAAGGCTAAGCCGGACTAACCTAATTTTTCAATAAGTTAAGTGGGCGTAAACGACAACTTCGACCCGTCCGCTGATAATAAAATGTAAAATATCTTTTCCAATTCACAAATGAGAGATTTTTTCGGTGAGCAATGCCGCACAAGGGTTTTTGCCCGAGGCGTACATTTAGTACGTCGAGGGCGGAAACCCGCGGAGAACGCCGCACATCGGAAAAAGAACCATTTGTGGATGGAAAAGTTATAGAACTTTAACCATTAGGGGTATCGCCACAAACGTGCCCAGGGAGCTGCCCAGGTTTGTAAATACGACCACCAGGAGGATGCGGGTGATTTTGTTTTTCCAGAAGCCCCTGAAGGAGAGGATGT includes:
- the purN gene encoding phosphoribosylglycinamide formyltransferase, with amino-acid sequence MGTKIRIGALISGSGSNLQAIMDASNTGKINAEIVFVGTDNPAAGGLERVRSSEIPTFVVDYGSIIQRFRKKPDSVALPDDFDLAEILAKQSLFPADSDHKKIKNFLKTRAVAEANLLAAMEPYPFDLLILAGFMRNLTPYFIDRVNTIPGSFRIMNIHPALLPAFPGTDGYGDTFRYGCKVGGCTVHFVDYGEDSGPIIGQKAYEIRQNDTIDSIRAKGLKLEWSLYAECVRLFAEGRLKTMRMTYKLKNGKTYERTVVKILPPAPKG